One window of Phycisphaerae bacterium genomic DNA carries:
- the amrS gene encoding AmmeMemoRadiSam system radical SAM enzyme has translation MARQDVQPAMHWEKLEESRVHCYLCPWHCRIEPGDLGRCRVRQNIDGELFSLNYHHVIATNVDPIEKKPLFHFMPGSMSFSIACPGCNLQCDFCQNWQISQMPRDKGRIDGQPAGPQTIVAYADRAGCRSISYTYTEPTIYYELAYDTSRIAHDEGLKNCFVSNGYITVKALEAIEPWLDAINVDLKGFTEKFYRDRCGGHLKPVLESLRWLARSRIWLEVTTLVIPGQNDSDQELRDIAGFIAGELGPQVPWHVSRYRPEYQYDQSPPTPMETIENAIAIGKDAGLRYVYGGNTLGHASESTYCPNCGEKVIDRIGFSVRQKRTRDGQCHACGTPIDGVEM, from the coding sequence ATGGCCCGGCAAGACGTACAACCGGCGATGCACTGGGAGAAGCTTGAAGAGTCGAGGGTTCACTGCTACCTGTGTCCGTGGCACTGCCGCATCGAGCCCGGCGATCTGGGCCGCTGCCGCGTCCGGCAGAACATCGACGGCGAGCTTTTCTCGCTCAACTATCACCACGTCATCGCGACCAATGTCGATCCGATCGAGAAGAAGCCGCTGTTCCACTTCATGCCCGGCAGCATGAGTTTCTCGATCGCCTGTCCCGGCTGTAACCTGCAGTGCGACTTCTGCCAGAACTGGCAGATCTCACAGATGCCGCGCGACAAGGGCCGGATCGACGGTCAGCCGGCCGGGCCGCAGACGATTGTCGCGTACGCCGACCGCGCCGGCTGCCGGTCGATCTCGTACACCTACACCGAACCGACGATCTACTATGAACTGGCCTACGACACCAGCCGCATCGCCCACGACGAGGGCCTCAAGAACTGCTTCGTCTCCAACGGCTATATCACGGTCAAGGCATTGGAGGCGATTGAGCCGTGGCTCGACGCGATCAACGTCGATCTGAAGGGCTTTACCGAGAAGTTCTATCGCGACCGCTGTGGCGGGCATCTTAAGCCTGTGCTCGAGTCGCTCCGCTGGCTGGCCCGGAGCCGCATCTGGCTCGAGGTGACCACGCTGGTCATTCCGGGCCAGAACGACAGCGACCAGGAGTTGCGCGACATCGCCGGGTTCATTGCGGGCGAACTGGGACCGCAGGTGCCGTGGCACGTCAGCCGCTATCGGCCCGAGTACCAGTACGACCAGTCGCCTCCCACGCCGATGGAGACGATCGAAAACGCCATCGCCATCGGCAAGGACGCGGGCCTTCGCTACGTCTACGGCGGCAACACGCTCGGCCACGCCTCCGAAAGCACCTACTGCCCGAACTGCGGCGAAAAGGTCATCGACCGCATCGGCTTCTCCGTCCGCCAGAAGCGCACGCGGGACGGCCAATGCCACGCGTGCGGGACGCCGATCGATGGGGTGGAGATGTAG
- a CDS encoding NUDIX hydrolase — protein MSDDPLTGYIRPVAICVFRNGSRILVGEYSDPTTDQAFYRPPGGRIEFGELSAAALRREMKEELGAEIADPNLLGVLEERFTFEGRPKHEIIFVYDAEFLDRSLYEIDRFTGTEDDGSQFSAIWLDTATIGPQTPPLYPDGLLELLAERERV, from the coding sequence ATGTCCGACGATCCGTTGACCGGGTACATCCGGCCTGTCGCCATCTGTGTCTTTCGGAATGGGAGCCGCATCCTGGTCGGCGAATACTCCGATCCCACGACCGACCAGGCGTTCTACCGGCCGCCCGGCGGGCGCATCGAGTTCGGAGAACTGAGCGCGGCGGCCCTTCGCCGGGAGATGAAGGAGGAACTCGGAGCGGAGATCGCCGATCCGAACCTGCTCGGCGTTCTGGAAGAACGTTTCACTTTCGAAGGCCGGCCGAAGCATGAGATCATCTTCGTCTACGACGCTGAGTTTCTCGATCGGAGCCTGTACGAAATCGACCGCTTCACCGGAACCGAGGACGACGGATCGCAGTTCAGCGCAATCTGGCTCGACACTGCCACCATAGGCCCGCAGACGCCACCGTTGTATCCGGATGGCCTGCTGGAGTTGCTTGCAGAAAGGGAGAGGGTGTAA